One window of the Marinoscillum sp. 108 genome contains the following:
- a CDS encoding sulfotransferase domain-containing protein: MDFLKPFLLKLGYCSKPQFIIIGTQKGGTSGLFNILNQHSLLYGSSQKEVHYFDNDEWYEQNKLEEYHSYFPLPHQIPKGAKVFEASPLYLFHPKAAERLYSYNPKLKLIILLRNPVERAFSAWTMYHHHFSNQLSSRHDPRSFSQAIHYELNHLQTSDYYSDFRSYLKRGIYVNQIQNFLKFFPRKQLLAIESASLKNDFDPTIREILNFIGIPYAKLENITSNKSQINDKNQYQQEMKALHQFFEPFNKQLFDLLDTNWNWDYKT, from the coding sequence ATGGATTTCTTAAAGCCGTTTCTATTAAAGCTTGGTTATTGCTCTAAACCACAATTTATAATCATTGGAACCCAGAAGGGTGGTACCTCAGGTCTATTCAATATCCTAAACCAGCATTCACTACTTTATGGATCAAGTCAAAAAGAAGTGCACTATTTTGACAATGACGAATGGTATGAGCAGAACAAACTGGAAGAATACCATAGTTACTTTCCTCTACCACATCAAATCCCAAAAGGAGCAAAGGTTTTCGAAGCTTCTCCACTCTACCTGTTTCACCCTAAAGCTGCCGAAAGATTATATTCATACAACCCCAAACTAAAATTAATTATACTACTCAGAAACCCTGTCGAAAGAGCTTTCTCCGCCTGGACCATGTACCACCATCATTTTTCAAACCAGCTAAGTAGTCGCCATGATCCAAGAAGTTTTTCACAAGCCATTCATTATGAACTAAATCACCTTCAAACTTCGGACTACTACAGTGATTTTAGATCCTATTTAAAAAGAGGGATTTATGTTAATCAGATTCAGAATTTCTTAAAGTTTTTCCCTAGGAAACAACTGCTTGCCATTGAGAGTGCTAGTTTAAAAAATGATTTTGACCCTACAATTAGAGAAATATTAAATTTCATTGGAATCCCATATGCCAAGCTGGAAAATATAACCTCAAACAAAAGTCAGATTAATGATAAAAACCAATACCAACAAGAAATGAAGGCGCTTCATCAATTTTTTGAACCTTTCAATAAACAGCTGTTCGACCTACTAGACACCAACTGGAATTGGGATTACAAAACCTAG
- a CDS encoding glycosyltransferase translates to MMNKPLVSICCITFNHEEFIRDTISGFLSQVVDFEIEILIHDDASTDHTAHVIQEFEKKHPGLIKPIYQTENQWSKGIRASPTYLWPKAKGKYIALCEGDDYWTDPSKLQQQVDLLESNSDYIISCHNVLERRDQELNLFNSEGKIVKEEFQIEDLFSPWFIPTCSVVFRKPPVIVLPDWYLNSPHGDLGLYFTLMRNGGKIHYNDTPMAVYRRHPGGVSSRFTKGKLILSLSYLYTCVNISFDNKYTDAATAGIEEIVDLMNADKYLRVLSDPQKIASVTPFRGLMKALIIKMRVYLRKIGLRLSRKTST, encoded by the coding sequence ATGATGAATAAGCCCTTAGTGAGTATTTGCTGCATTACTTTTAATCATGAAGAGTTCATCAGAGATACAATCTCCGGTTTTTTAAGCCAAGTCGTGGATTTTGAGATTGAAATTCTCATACATGATGATGCCTCGACTGATCATACAGCTCATGTCATTCAGGAATTTGAAAAGAAGCACCCTGGGCTTATCAAACCTATTTATCAGACGGAGAATCAATGGTCTAAGGGGATTAGAGCCTCGCCAACGTACCTATGGCCCAAGGCTAAAGGGAAATATATAGCTCTTTGCGAAGGAGATGACTACTGGACTGACCCCTCTAAGCTTCAGCAACAGGTTGACCTATTAGAATCTAACTCCGATTATATAATTTCTTGCCACAATGTTTTGGAGCGCCGGGATCAGGAATTGAATTTATTTAATTCTGAAGGGAAGATTGTGAAAGAAGAGTTTCAAATCGAAGATTTATTTTCACCTTGGTTCATCCCAACATGCAGTGTGGTTTTTAGAAAGCCTCCGGTAATTGTTTTGCCAGATTGGTACCTCAATTCTCCACATGGGGATTTGGGATTGTATTTTACTTTAATGAGGAATGGGGGTAAAATCCACTATAATGATACTCCCATGGCTGTTTATAGAAGACATCCAGGAGGTGTTTCAAGTAGATTCACCAAAGGTAAACTCATACTCAGTCTTTCATACTTGTATACTTGTGTAAACATTTCTTTTGACAACAAATATACTGATGCAGCCACAGCCGGAATTGAGGAGATTGTTGATCTGATGAATGCGGATAAGTACTTGCGGGTATTGTCAGATCCACAAAAAATAGCCTCGGTAACCCCCTTCAGAGGCCTCATGAAGGCACTGATTATTAAAATGAGAGTTTACTTAAGGAAGATAGGCCTTCGCTTATCTAGAAAAACTTCTACCTAG
- a CDS encoding NAD(P)-dependent oxidoreductase, giving the protein MKETIVILGASGTLGTYLVDELSKMGQYRLVVCGNRNLNEAYYQRLGIETAKIDIRQKAAFEALPTSNVKAVVQIAGVMPSRMEGYEPSLYLETNILGSFNVLEYCRVHNVEKYIFTQSHSDVAGFWNTGKAIPPDASRRLNLKGDHAVYIISKNAAVDLSEHYFQDFGIKNVILRLPTIYSYRSFSEMYVDGRRAIMAYRFLIDEAKKGSPLEIWGDPTISKDIVYVKDFTQMVVKAISSENSRGFYNVATGKATSLEEQVRGVAKVFNPTGRSSEIIYRPEKPSQTSYLYDIENAKKDLGYEPKYNYLQLLEDMKLEMELGRFEHIDEARLNYKSKQ; this is encoded by the coding sequence ATGAAGGAGACGATCGTAATCTTGGGTGCTTCTGGCACACTTGGTACTTATCTGGTAGATGAATTGTCCAAAATGGGACAGTATAGATTGGTTGTTTGTGGCAATAGAAATCTTAATGAGGCCTACTATCAAAGGCTGGGAATTGAAACAGCAAAGATTGATATTAGGCAGAAGGCTGCTTTTGAGGCCTTACCTACATCTAACGTCAAAGCTGTGGTCCAAATAGCCGGAGTGATGCCCTCCAGAATGGAAGGGTATGAGCCTTCGCTTTATCTTGAAACCAATATACTTGGATCCTTCAATGTTCTGGAATATTGCAGAGTTCATAATGTTGAGAAATACATCTTTACTCAATCTCATTCAGACGTTGCTGGTTTTTGGAATACCGGCAAGGCAATACCACCAGATGCTTCAAGGAGACTCAACTTAAAAGGGGATCATGCGGTTTACATCATTAGCAAGAATGCCGCGGTGGATCTTTCTGAACACTATTTTCAGGATTTCGGGATAAAAAATGTAATTCTCAGGCTTCCAACGATTTACAGCTATAGGTCATTCTCAGAAATGTATGTGGATGGAAGGAGGGCAATCATGGCATATAGATTCTTAATTGATGAGGCTAAAAAAGGGAGCCCTCTTGAAATTTGGGGAGACCCAACAATTTCAAAGGATATAGTTTATGTGAAAGATTTTACTCAAATGGTGGTTAAGGCCATTTCTAGTGAAAATTCGAGAGGTTTTTATAATGTTGCTACTGGGAAAGCCACCTCCTTGGAAGAACAAGTAAGAGGTGTGGCTAAAGTATTTAACCCAACAGGGAGGAGTTCTGAAATTATCTATCGCCCTGAAAAACCCAGTCAAACCTCGTACCTATATGATATTGAAAATGCCAAAAAAGATTTGGGGTACGAACCAAAGTATAATTACTTACAGCTTCTCGAAGATATGAAACTTGAGATGGAGCTTGGACGATTTGAGCACATAGATGAAGCAAGGTTAAACTACAAATCGAAGCAGTAG
- a CDS encoding WbqC family protein, producing the protein MKLAIMQPYFFPYLGYFQLIHSCDSFVFYDDVQYIKGGWVNRNRIQYRGEVRYINAMIEGASANKRINELQVVENIRWKDKLLKNIESCYYRAPQFDQVFPLISEIVNTPFRSLSEFNINGLKKLCKHLSIDKEFIVSSAAWDNDHLKGLDRVLDICKRLNCDFYINASNGRILYKKEDFEREHIRLAFIKMKDLTYNQSNTQFSDNLSILDAMMYNDVTSMGHLLRSYTLEQ; encoded by the coding sequence ATGAAATTAGCAATAATGCAACCCTACTTCTTTCCATATTTGGGTTACTTTCAGCTAATACATTCATGTGATAGCTTCGTCTTTTATGATGATGTTCAGTACATAAAGGGGGGCTGGGTTAACAGAAACAGGATTCAGTATAGAGGTGAAGTACGATACATTAATGCCATGATTGAGGGGGCATCTGCCAATAAGAGGATTAATGAATTACAAGTAGTTGAAAATATTAGATGGAAGGATAAACTATTGAAGAATATTGAATCGTGCTACTATAGAGCACCACAGTTTGATCAGGTTTTTCCGCTTATTTCTGAAATAGTTAACACCCCATTCAGGAGCCTTTCGGAGTTCAATATCAACGGCTTAAAGAAGTTATGCAAGCATCTTAGTATTGATAAAGAGTTCATTGTGTCCTCAGCAGCGTGGGATAACGACCATCTGAAAGGATTAGATAGAGTGTTGGATATTTGTAAGAGATTAAACTGTGATTTTTATATTAATGCGTCTAACGGCAGAATCCTTTATAAAAAAGAGGACTTTGAGCGTGAGCATATAAGATTGGCATTTATAAAAATGAAAGACCTAACCTATAATCAGTCCAATACGCAGTTCTCAGATAATTTGTCAATCCTAGACGCCATGATGTACAATGATGTTACCAGTATGGGCCATTTATTAAGAAGTTATACATTAGAACAATGA
- a CDS encoding DegT/DnrJ/EryC1/StrS aminotransferase family protein, translated as MIPITQPFLPKKDEYQKYINEIWENNWLTNNGPNVRQLEDRLAKYLKIKEMLLVNNGTIALQLAIKVLGMKRKVITTPFSYVATTSSLVWEGCEPIFVDIDPDSLNIDPERVEEALGHGVDGILATHCFGNPCDVESLEFLSESRGKKLIFDAAHGFGSKYKDKSLFEYGDISISSFHSTKLYHTIEGGGIFSKDERWLEKVAFMRNFGHDGSEKFQGIGINGKVSEFHAAMGLVNLNYIDEILLDRKKLSVFYDTLLQHSGVRRPIVSSAGESNFSYYPIIFESERILLEVKKRLEESDIFPRRYFYPALNSLDYVKSQSCPIAEDISKRILCLPMYYGLTESDQEKIAEILLKAL; from the coding sequence ATGATTCCTATTACACAGCCCTTCCTGCCAAAAAAGGACGAATATCAAAAATATATCAACGAAATATGGGAGAATAATTGGTTAACGAACAATGGACCTAATGTTCGCCAATTGGAGGATAGACTAGCAAAATACCTAAAAATTAAGGAGATGTTGCTAGTGAATAATGGAACCATTGCTTTGCAATTGGCTATCAAAGTTTTGGGGATGAAACGTAAGGTCATTACCACTCCCTTTAGTTATGTGGCCACTACCAGTAGTTTGGTGTGGGAAGGGTGTGAGCCCATTTTTGTTGATATTGACCCAGATTCATTGAACATTGACCCAGAGAGGGTTGAGGAAGCACTTGGTCATGGGGTCGATGGGATTCTTGCTACTCATTGTTTTGGAAATCCATGTGATGTTGAATCTCTTGAATTTTTAAGTGAGAGCAGGGGAAAAAAACTTATTTTTGATGCAGCACATGGGTTTGGTTCGAAATATAAGGACAAATCATTGTTTGAATATGGAGACATAAGCATATCTAGTTTTCATTCCACTAAGTTATATCACACCATTGAGGGAGGTGGAATCTTCTCTAAAGATGAGAGATGGCTCGAAAAGGTTGCGTTCATGAGAAATTTTGGTCACGACGGTTCAGAAAAATTCCAAGGCATTGGAATCAATGGGAAAGTCAGTGAATTCCATGCAGCCATGGGTTTAGTAAACCTGAACTATATTGATGAAATACTCCTCGATCGTAAGAAGTTGAGTGTTTTTTATGATACATTATTGCAGCACTCTGGAGTTAGAAGGCCTATCGTTAGTTCAGCCGGAGAATCTAACTTCTCTTATTATCCCATAATTTTTGAGAGTGAACGAATTTTACTCGAGGTAAAGAAAAGACTAGAAGAAAGTGATATTTTTCCAAGGAGGTATTTTTATCCGGCTTTAAATAGTTTGGACTATGTGAAAAGCCAATCTTGTCCTATAGCCGAGGACATCTCAAAAAGAATTTTATGTCTCCCTATGTATTATGGGTTGACCGAGAGTGATCAAGAAAAGATTGCTGAGATTCTTCTAAAGGCTCTTTAA
- a CDS encoding sulfotransferase, with the protein MFGRYSQARKIFCVGLNKTGTTSLKFALGELGFKVGDEEKAKGLLDSWAMRDFRPIVKYCKSAEAFQDSPFSFPYTYVALDQAFPGSKFILTERDDPDQWVSSLINFHGKLWANGQTPTKEHLQAAFNSSPGRPWKVNRLLFDTPESDPYNREILIRFYNEYNRGIKDYFKERKMDLLVINLNDKSSYNKFCSFLSVNPVREVFPKLNSSH; encoded by the coding sequence ATGTTCGGAAGGTATTCTCAAGCAAGGAAGATTTTTTGTGTTGGTCTTAACAAGACAGGTACCACCTCGCTGAAATTCGCTCTTGGTGAGCTCGGATTCAAAGTGGGTGATGAGGAGAAGGCCAAGGGTTTACTAGATAGTTGGGCTATGAGAGATTTCCGTCCAATAGTGAAATATTGTAAAAGCGCTGAAGCCTTTCAGGATTCACCCTTTTCATTTCCCTACACTTACGTTGCGCTGGATCAGGCATTTCCAGGGAGTAAGTTTATTCTAACGGAAAGGGATGATCCGGATCAGTGGGTTTCCTCCCTAATCAATTTTCATGGAAAGTTGTGGGCAAACGGACAAACACCCACCAAAGAGCACTTGCAAGCTGCATTCAACTCATCACCAGGAAGACCTTGGAAGGTGAATAGGCTTTTATTTGACACTCCCGAGAGTGATCCATACAACAGGGAGATTTTGATTCGGTTTTACAATGAGTATAACCGTGGCATTAAGGACTACTTCAAAGAGCGGAAAATGGATTTGTTGGTGATCAATTTGAATGATAAATCTAGCTATAATAAGTTTTGTTCGTTTCTCAGTGTTAATCCTGTGAGGGAAGTTTTCCCAAAACTTAATTCAAGTCATTAG
- a CDS encoding ABC transporter ATP-binding protein, with protein sequence MENRGSGEILIKAEGVSKKFCKSLKRSLWYGMKDIGFELIGRDRNRTLRKEEFWAVKDVSFELRRGECLGLIGHNGAGKSTLLKILNGLIKPDTGRIEMRGKVGALIELGAGFNPILTGRENVFINAAVLGFDKKEIEEKFDEIVEFAELEEFIDTPVQNYSSGMKVRLGFAVAAQLEPDILIIDEVLAVGDIGFRLKCLNLLDRLIANCSVIFVSHQMPQVSRLSNQLMLLDHGKVVYTGSNVPSGIDQYYSMMSTKGLEFINTEGGVELLQIGIQNAQLTQGTLSVNHGDDLVVEIRLKISNQYANPKIHLIVFDLEQRPIGLIWPKEDIPNDKITRIDSEFSEIHLNLKTDHINLSKGIYSLTLSVTNDGERVLRISSVLTFQILSDRDIWQPIEFESYWS encoded by the coding sequence ATGGAGAATAGAGGATCAGGAGAAATACTCATCAAAGCCGAAGGAGTTTCGAAAAAGTTCTGTAAAAGTCTAAAACGATCCTTGTGGTATGGCATGAAGGATATTGGTTTTGAGCTGATAGGTCGCGATCGGAATAGAACATTACGGAAGGAAGAATTTTGGGCTGTAAAGGATGTTTCTTTTGAACTTCGCAGGGGTGAATGTCTTGGATTAATAGGTCATAATGGAGCTGGAAAAAGCACATTACTTAAGATTTTGAATGGGTTGATAAAACCGGATACTGGTAGAATAGAGATGAGAGGTAAGGTTGGTGCCCTGATTGAATTGGGAGCTGGATTTAATCCTATTTTGACAGGGAGGGAGAATGTTTTCATCAATGCTGCGGTTCTGGGGTTTGATAAAAAGGAAATTGAAGAGAAGTTTGATGAAATCGTTGAGTTCGCAGAATTAGAAGAATTTATTGATACACCTGTCCAAAATTACAGTTCAGGCATGAAGGTTAGGTTGGGTTTTGCTGTTGCAGCTCAACTGGAGCCCGACATTTTAATTATTGATGAGGTTCTGGCTGTAGGGGATATTGGTTTTAGGTTAAAATGCTTGAACTTATTAGACAGACTAATTGCAAATTGCTCGGTCATTTTTGTTTCCCATCAAATGCCCCAGGTTTCCAGACTTTCAAATCAACTGATGTTGCTGGACCACGGGAAGGTGGTATATACGGGGAGCAATGTACCCTCCGGGATAGATCAGTATTACAGTATGATGAGCACCAAGGGTCTTGAGTTCATTAATACTGAGGGGGGGGTGGAACTTTTGCAAATTGGTATCCAGAATGCTCAACTGACGCAGGGCACCCTTAGTGTTAATCATGGAGATGATCTGGTGGTGGAAATAAGACTCAAAATTTCCAACCAGTATGCAAATCCGAAAATACATTTAATTGTGTTTGATTTGGAACAGCGACCCATTGGTTTGATTTGGCCAAAAGAGGATATTCCGAATGACAAGATTACGAGAATAGATTCTGAGTTTAGTGAAATTCATTTGAACCTTAAAACTGACCATATTAATCTATCTAAGGGGATTTACTCCCTTACTCTATCCGTAACCAATGATGGGGAGAGAGTTTTGAGAATATCTTCTGTTCTGACATTTCAGATTTTATCAGACAGAGATATTTGGCAACCCATCGAGTTTGAATCCTATTGGTCTTAA
- a CDS encoding ABC transporter permease codes for MDKPQEIHIYEPESQLHHPLRLLRSILIGFSEGKFLAWRLFRRNISAMYRQSFLGLAWAFIPPIMSTLFWVFLRGQNVFTVDDTPIPYIVFVFTGTILWQIFLDALNTPLKVIQQAKSMLVKINFPREAILLSGFYEIVFNLLIKLVLLIFVFVFTGMHFHVSAFAGLIGILTIIFLGFTFSLILAPISLLYGDVQKGIAIITQFLFFLTPIIYPMPKGGMIAVVARINPVATILDESRTWLAIGYNGVSADFILIFGLSLLGMVCGLILFRLSLPHLIERIGS; via the coding sequence TTGGATAAGCCTCAGGAAATTCATATTTACGAACCGGAATCCCAATTGCATCACCCGCTGAGATTGTTAAGGTCAATTCTGATAGGATTTTCTGAGGGTAAATTTCTGGCTTGGCGATTGTTTAGAAGGAACATTAGCGCGATGTACAGGCAATCTTTCTTAGGGTTGGCTTGGGCGTTTATTCCACCGATTATGAGCACTCTGTTTTGGGTTTTCCTGAGAGGTCAGAACGTTTTTACGGTAGATGACACTCCAATCCCATATATAGTGTTTGTATTTACGGGTACTATTCTCTGGCAAATCTTTCTGGATGCTCTTAATACCCCGCTAAAGGTCATACAACAAGCTAAGTCAATGCTGGTTAAAATCAATTTCCCGAGAGAGGCGATATTACTCTCTGGGTTTTATGAGATTGTATTTAACCTTCTCATCAAGTTAGTGCTATTGATATTCGTTTTCGTGTTTACAGGTATGCATTTCCACGTCAGTGCTTTCGCTGGCCTCATTGGCATATTGACGATCATTTTTCTGGGGTTTACATTTAGCCTGATCCTGGCTCCGATATCCTTGCTATACGGTGACGTACAGAAGGGGATAGCCATAATTACTCAGTTTTTATTCTTTCTTACTCCCATTATTTACCCAATGCCTAAAGGAGGAATGATTGCAGTGGTGGCCAGAATTAATCCGGTAGCAACCATCCTTGACGAGTCACGAACATGGCTGGCAATAGGATACAATGGGGTGAGTGCTGATTTTATATTAATATTTGGTCTGTCATTATTAGGGATGGTATGCGGGTTGATATTGTTTAGACTCTCCTTGCCACATCTTATTGAACGAATTGGGAGCTAA